The genome window CCTGGACTTGGAGTCATATTAAAGATAATACCGGTTTTTGGATTGATACTTGCCTCGCCTAGCATTAGCTTTTTCTCAGTTTTATTTAAAACTTGAGGACGAACGCCACCAAAACCTTTAGCATATACTATATCGCTAGTTTGAAGGCTTGGTACGATTTTTCTAGCATCTTTTACAAATAATTTTTTATTTATATATGGCACCTCAAAGGCAAAATTACGCAAGATATAATTGCGAATTTCACTATCTTTGAATAGATCAAACAAGATACCTGCTATAGTTAAATCAAAATTTAGAGTCTTACAAAAGTCAAGGAAGCTACCCCAATTATCATGATATCTTTCTAGTTTTGGTAACGCTAAAGCCGTAGGGCCAAATCTTGTACAACCATCGGCTAAGATATCTGGATCTCCATGTAGTGCTGCAAATGGTAGCTTAGGATTTTGAACCATATAAACCTTACCATTTAATAATTTTTTCTTAGTCAAATAGAAACTTCCAGCTACAGGCAGACAGCCAAAGTCTAGACCATAACCCATCTTATGAGCTAGATATAATGAGTGAGCACCAGCATTTACCACTACAAAGTCAGCGCTAATTGATAGACCATTTGCTGTTTGAATATAATATTTATCTCCATTATGAATAATCTCATCTACTCTTGAATTTAGATATACATCACACTCGCCGCCCTCTTTTTTAGCATTTTCTACAAATGTAGTTGTAAATGCACCATAATCTACTGTGGTATATTCGCCACTTTTTACACCCATACCAACTACATTTTCAGCTCTATGAGTACCATCACTATTTAATATAATTTTTGGTTCGATTTTAGCTAGTTCAGCCTTATCATAAAACTCTAAATATGGATAAAGCTCTTTAAATTCCTCATATCTATTTTTAATATACTCTACCTCAACATCGCCAACGCCAATTGCCATTTTTTGGCCATCAAACATATATTTACCTTGATAGCCGTGTTGCAAACCATATTTTACTACCATTCTAGCAGTTTTGCTTACTTTTTGAGCTTTTTCAAATGTATAGTTTGTCTCTATATCACCACAATGTACAGTCTGCGAATTAGCAGTTCCTTTTGAATTTAGCGTAGCAAGACCACCATATTTTTCTACTAACGCAATGCTTTTAATATCTGTATATCTTGCCAATTCATATAGTAGCGCACCGCCACTGATACCGCCACCGACTATCACCACCTCGTAGTGTTTTTCTTTCATCCTTTAACTCCTAAGACATTTTTTGAATTCTGTAGTATATATTAATAAAACTTAAAGATAACAAAAGAAAAATAGTAAATTACAATATTTATAAATTTATCAGTTTAAAAAATCAAATTTATCTAATAAATATCAAAATTATCTCTAATTTTCTCAATATCTTCTTTGCTGCTAAGACTAAGCATTAAAAGCACTCTAGATTTTTGTGGATTTAGTGAATCACTAGCTATAAATCCAAGCTCAGCAAAATCCAACTCGCTACCATTTATTACTCCACCATTTACACGACTTGATATTACTACAACTACTTCATTATCTCTAGCACTTTTTAAAAATTTTAGCATTTGAGGGCTTAGATTACCATTACCTAAGGCTGCACACACTATGCCTTTTATAGCATTAGATTTATAAAGCGTTTCAATTTTAGCCCCAGCATAATCATAAAGTATATCAACTCTTGGTAAGATATCTGGGTTAAATTTGCTTTGTAATGTGTGTTGTCTTAAGCTTTTGGTATAGAATTTAACTTTGCCATAATGTACTATTCCACATTTACCACAATTTGGCGAACTAAATGCATTTAGTGCTATTGTATCCATCTTGCTAACTTCTCTAGCAAGATGAATCTCATCATTTATCACCACTAATACGCCCATACCAGCACTCTCATCAGCAGCAGCCACACTAATAGCATTATATAAATTCATAGCCCCATCGCTACTAAGCGAATTATGACTTCTCATAGCAGCACTCATCACCACTGGCTTATGACTTTTAATAGTTAAGTTTAAAAAATATGCACTCTCTTCAAGCGTATCAGTGCCATGTGTTATTACTATAGCATCTACTTCATTGCTGCTTAAAAGCTCATTACATTTGCGTACAAGCTCTAGCCAAATATTTTCATTCATATTTTGTGAGCCGATATTGCAAATATCAATCCCACAAACTTTGGCTATATCTTTAATCTCATCAAAACTATCTAAAATATCATTAATATCTATTTTACCACTCTCATATTTACCGCTTAATGAGCTTGTGCTACTCCCTGCTATTGTGCCACCAGTGGCTAAAACTACTATTTTTTTCACGATCTATATTCTATCTCATCATCATTTGTAGCATATGGCAAACTCTTAGTGGTTTTGGCTCCGAGTTTTTTTAGATTTTCAAATTTGCTTATTAAATTTCCACGCCCTTGATATAGAGTGGTTTTACCATCTTCTATTATCTTATTCATAGCTATTATTTGATTTTCTAATCTCTCATAGTTTTTAATAAATACATCAAATTTATCATATATCTTACCAGCTTCATTAAATATCTTCATTGCATTTTCATCGCTTTTTAGATTTTGCCAGCAGATATAGACAGTTTTTAACGCCATAAGTAGCGTAAGAGGAGTAGTGATGAATATACCTCTTTCATAAGCATATTCATAAAGGCTACTTTGAGCACTAAGAGCTACAAAAAGCATATTATCATTTGGTATAAACATAAAGACATACTCATAATTTTTATTATCCAAAAATGCATAATTTTTTGAGCTTAGATTATCTATATGATTTTTAATATCCTTAGCTAATGCTTTAGCATAGTTCTCTTTAGACTCCTCATCTTTAGCATTATGATACTCATTATAGTTAATCAATGAGCATTTAGCATCTATTATTGCTCTTTTATTCTCATCAAATTTAACCACAGCATCTAGATATTTTTGGTTACCATTTTCATCTTTGCAAGATACTTGCTTTTCATAATTTACACCTAAAATAAGGCCACTGCTTTGCAATACGCTATCAAGCTGAATCTCACCCCAATTTCCTAATATTTTTTTATTACTTTTTAGTGCATCGGCTAAATTTTGTGCTTGTAACATTACCCCTTTTGTTTCGCTTTTTAGATTTTCAAAATTTACTTTAAAAGCACTATTTATCTCTAAATTAGACTTTTGGTATTTGCTTATTTCATCTTTTAATGGAGAGATTAGACTCTCTAAAATCTTAGCTGAACTTTCAGTTAGCTCTTTGCTATTTAAATTTAGCAAATTCTCACTCATCTGCTTAGTTTTTAATTCAAAATACTCTCTAGTTTTATTATCAAGCTCATCTTGACGCTCTTTTAGCTCAATATTTGCCTCATTTGCACTCTTTAGCTTTGTTGATAACTCTGCGATCTTTTGAATATTTTCAATATTTTTTTCTTGCAATATCTTATTTTCATCTTTTATGCTATTTAATTCTTGTTCTTTTGTGCTTAGATTTAGACTTGTATCATTAAGTTTTTGCCCCAAAGTAGCCAACTGACTCTGCTTTTTAAATAGTATAATACTAAGCCAAATACAAATAGCAGCCACAACTGCAAAAAGAGCGCTTAAAATTTCAATTATCATAATAGAGCCTTAATTAAGAATAAAGCCTAGATTTCTAGGCTTATTTAGAATAAATTTAATTAGATTTTCTTTAAAAATTCACACTTTAGCACTACTGTGCCAACGCCATTCATCTTGCACTCCACCTCGCTATCTTTGCTTGTTAATTTTATATTTTTAATTGTTGTACCACGCTTAATTGTGCTACTAGCACCTTTTACCTTTAAATCTTTAATAACTGTAACGCTATCACCTGCATTTAGCTCTGTTCCGTTTGAATCTTTTGCCATTAGATATCCTTTAGTTAAATTAATCCAAAAATTATAGCTAGTTATTGCTTAAATTTCATAATTTAAATATAAAAATTTATATAAAATTTAGTAAATTTAGTAAATTTATGATACAATCTAGCCATTTTTTTAAAATAGGGAAAATCTATGGATATTAGAAAAGAGTATTTAGAATTTTTTAAAAGTAAAGGACATGAGGTTATAGCCTCATCTGCACTAGTACCAGATGATGCAACTTTATTATTTACAAATGCCGGAATGGTTCCATTTAAAAGCATATTTACTGGAGATGTACCACGCCCTACCCCGCCAATCCGCACAAGTTGCCAAACTTGCATTAGAGCTGGAGGCAAACACAATGATTTAGATAATGTAGGCTATACAGCTAGACACCATACATTTTTTGAAATGCTTGGTAATTTTAGCTTTGGTGAGTATTTTAAAACTGAAGCAATTGCCTATGCTTGGGAATTTGTTACTGAAGTTTTAAAACTACCAAAAGATAGATTATATGTAACTGTGCATGAAAATGATGATGAAGCTTATGAAATTTGGCAAAAACACATCCAAAAAGAGAGAATCTATAAATTTGGTGATAAGGATAACTTCTGGGCGATGGGTGATACTGGCCCATGTGGTCCATGTAGTGAGATATTTTATGACCAAGGTGCTGAGCATTTTAATAGTGATGAAGACTATATGGGTGGCGATGGTGATAGATTTTTAGAGATTTGGAATTTAGTATTTATGCAATTTGAAAGAAGTAGCGATGGGACTATGACTCCTTTGCCAAAACCTAGCATTGATACAGGTATGGGGCTTGAGAGAGTTACAGCTATTAAAGAGGGTAAATTTAGCAACTATGATAGTTCGTTATTTATGCCACTTATCAACGAAGTAGCTAAGATTGCAAATTTAACCTATGAATATGAAAGTGGTGCAAGCTTTAGAGTTATTAGCGATCATATTAGATCGGTTGTATTCTTGCTAGCTCAAGGTGTAAATTTTGATAAAGAAGGTCGTGGATATGTCTTAAGAAGAATCCTAAGACGAGCTTTAAGACATGGCTACTTACTTGGAATTAAAGAACCATTTATGTATAAACTCGTAGATAAAGTAGTAGAGTTAATGGGTGGCCACTATGAATATCTAAATGAGAAAAAAGAGTATGTAAAAGAGCTAATCAAACTTGAAGAAGAGAGATTTTTAGCTACTATTGCTGCTGGATTAGATCTATTTAATCAAGAGCTTGCTAAAACTAAAGATATCTTTAGTGGCGAAGTAGCGTTTAAGCTTTATGATACTTATGGCTTTCCATTAGATCTAACTGCAGATATGTTAAGAGAAAAAGGCTTAAGTGTAGATGCTATTAAATTTGATGCTTTAATGAATGAACAAAAAGCAAGAGCAAAAGCTAGCTGGAAAGGAAGTGGCGATGCTGCTAAAGAGAGTGGTGATTTTAAAGTTTTACTTGAAAAATTTGGTGAAAATGAATTTATCGGATATAGTAGCTTAAACTCTACTAGCAAGGTTTTGGCTCTACTTGATAGCGAATTTAAAATTACTAATGAGTTAAAAAGTGGTCAAGATGGCTATATAATGCTAGATCGCACTCCATTTTATGCACAAAGTGGTGGGCAATGTGGAGATAGTGGAGAGATAAATAGCAATCCAGTATTAGATACTAAAAAATATTTTGGTCTAAACTTAAGTCAAATTCACACAATATCTCAAATAAAAACAGGTGAAATGGTGGAGTGCAAAGTAAGTCCAAATAGATTAGAAATCCGTCGTCACCACTCAGCCACACACCTACTTCACGCAGCGCTTAGAAGCATTTTAGGCTCACATATATCTCAAGCTGGAAGTAGCGTAGAGGCTGATAAATTAAGATTTGACTTTAGCCATCCAAAACCTGTAAGTAGTGATGAGTTAGCCCAAATTGAAAAATTTGTAAATGACCAAATTCAAGCTGGTGCAGCTGCAAAAGTAGAGATAATGGATATAAACTCAGCCAAAAATAGTGGTGCTATAGCACTCTTTGGTGAAAAATATGGCGATAAAGTTCGAGTACTCACCCTAGGTTGTTCAAAAGAGCTATGCGGTGGTACTCACGTAGAAAACATCAATGAGATTGGAAGTTTCTTTATCATCAAAGAAAGTGGCGTAAGTGCTGGTGTAAGACGCATTGAAGCAGTTTGTTCAAGAGCGGCACTAAATTATGCAAATGAATTAAGAAATGAGCTAGAAGAGATTAAAACTAGCCTAAAAGGTGCAAACCCAATTGCTGCTATTGCTAAATTAAAAGATGAGATAAAATCTCTTCAAAATGAGATAAAAAATGCTACTTCATCAGTAGAGCTAAGCTCTAAGCTTATAAATGGAGTAAATGTAGTTGTAGGTGAGTTTAATGGCGATATAAAGGCAAAAATTGATGAGATAAAAAATAAATTTGATAGCGTTGTAATATTTTTAGCTAGTGCTAAAGATGATAAGGTAATGCTAGCAGCAGGAGCTAAAAACTGCAATATAAAAGCTGGAGAATTAGTAAAAGCGATCGCTCCAATTGTAGGCGGAGGCGGAGGCGGTAGAGATGATTTTGCTACTGCTGGGGGAAAAGATATAAGCAAAATATCAAACGCCCTAAAAGAGGCTAATCAATTAATAGAGAATAAACTTTGAACACACTAAATAGTGCCTTTGCAAGGCTTGATCAAATAGCACCTTTTATGCATATTAGCATAGCGGTGCTATTTATTGCTTTAGAGATTACGGTTGTAGTTTGCGGACATTACTGCTTTAGAGATATTGAACAAAATCCCCATCGTTATAAACTAATCTTAAAAGAATTTAATAAGTTTTTATTTATTGCTTTAGCAATGGTTGGATTTTTATTATTTAGTGGGATATATATGTCTTATAGTAATTATTTTCCTATAGGCGATCCGATGGTTGAGGCTATTGTCAAAACCAAAATTGCAATACTTATTTTTATCTGTGCAAATATTGCTTATATTTGGTATAAATATCATCAAGCTAAAGGGGCGTTTATAAAAGATGATATGCTAATGAGTCATGAAAATTTAATTCTTATAATATATTATTTTACCCCTTTAAATATTGTATTATCGTTTATTAATATATATCTTGGTGTAACATTTAGAGGATTTTTATGATAGTTTTAGCATCAAGTTCTGCTAGTAGAGCTTTGATTTTACAAGAGTATAAGATAGAGTTTATTCAAGTTTGTATGGAATATGATGAAGATTTTGATCCAAATTTGCCACCGGCTAAATATGCTATGAGCGTTACAAACCATAAGGCTAAGCAATTTTTTGATAATTTTAAAGATAAATATGATCGAGTGCTATTTGCCGATAGCAGCGTAGCGTGTCAAGGAATAATTTTAGGTAAAGCAAAAGATCAAGAGCATGCTAGATATATGCTAGAACTTCAAAGCAACACTCTAACAAGCGTATATACAGCTATGAAATTTGTCAGTCGTAAAATTACAATTGATATGCTTAGTGTCGCAAGTTATAAATTTAGCAAATTTGATAAAAATGATTTAGATAGTTATATCGTAAGCAATTTATGGAAAGATAAGGCTGGAGCAATGATGATAGAGGGATTTAACAAAAAATATATCGAGCAAGAAACTGGCAACAAACCCACAGCTATGGGTCTAGATATTATAAATTTAAAGGCATTTTTATGAAATATATTTTTAATCTACTTATACTTATAGCTCTAGGCGGTATAGCTGGAATTATATATTTTTATTCACAAATCAAAATAGATATATCAAAAATTGTAGATTATAATCCAAAACTTACAACACATATATATGATAGAAATGGGGATTTAATTGCCTATATCTTTGATGAAGAAAATAGACAATACGCTAAATTTAACCAAATTCCGCCACGCATTATAGAAGCACTCATTGCTATAGAAGATACTGCATTTTTCGAACATGGCGGTATCAATTATGAGGCTATTTTTAGAGCAGCTATTAAAGATATTCAAGCTATGGCACTAGTTGAAGGTGCCTCAACTCTAACCCAACAACTAGTTAAAAATATGCTATTAACAAGAGAGAAGAAATTTACTAGAAAACTAAAAGAGGTGATAATTTCTTATGAGGTTGAACATAAGCTAACAAAAGAGCAGATAATTGAACGCTATTTAAATCAAGTCTATTTTGGCCATGGATATTATGGGATTAAGACTGCTGCGCTTGGATATTTTAAAAAAAATCTTGATGAGCTTAGCTTAAAAGAGATATCTATACTAGTGGGCCTACCAAAAGCACCTAGCAGCTATGACCCTACAAGGCACCTAGATCTATCGCTATCAAGGGCAAACAGCGTACTTCTAAGAATGCATAATATCGGCTGGATAACTACTAAAGAGTATCAAGCTGCTATAAAAGAGACGCCAAAAATCTATGATCAAACCCTAACCCAAAACAAAGCTCCATATCTAGTAGATGAGACCATAAAGCAGTTAGCTCCACTCTATCCTGATATACGATATGGTGGATATAAAATCACTTTAAATGCTGATTTAAAAGTACAAGAGATAGCACAAAATGCACTTAAATTTGGCTATAACGAAATCCTAAAACGAAATAAAGACGCAAATACCACAGTATTAAATGGCGCAATGATTGTTACTAATCCTACAAATGGAGATATACTAGCTTTAGTAGGTGGTGTAGATTATGCTAAAAGCAACTTTAACCGTGCTACACAAAGCTCTCGCCAGCCTGGTTCTAGTTTTAAACCATTTATATATCAAATTGCTTTAAACCAAGGATTATCCCCACAAAGCAAAATAGCTGATATATCTAGAATTTATGAAGGAGTAAATAAAAATAATAAAGAAGATCAAGACTGGAAGCCTAAAAACTTTAGTGGTAATTTTAAAGGCTTAATCACTTTAAATGATGCATTAAAACAATCGCGTAATCTTGCTACAATAAATCTTTTAAATTCTATTGGGCTTGATGTAGTTCAAAGGGATTTAGAGGATTTTGGTTTTAAAGATATTCCTAATAACCTATCAATTGCACTTGGAAGCTTTGGAGTTAGTCTTATGGATTATAGCGAACAATACTCGATATTCCCAGGACTTGGCACTAAACATGAGACTAGACTAATTAATTTAGTGGAAGACAAAAATGGTGAAGTATTTACATTTGAACCAAAAAGTAGCCAAATCATAAAGCCAGAACAGGCCTATTTGATGGTTAAAATGCTTCAAGATGTTGTAAATAATGGAACTGGTCGTTCAGCAAAAGTTGAAGGGATTGAACTAGCAGGAAAAACCGGAACTACAAATGAGAGTGTAGATGCTTGGTTTTGTGGATTTGCACCAGAAATTCAAGTCTTAATTTGGTATGGAAACGATAATAATACTCCAATGAGATATGTAGAAGGCGGATCTAGGACAGCTGCACCAGTATTTAAGCAATTTATGCAAGAGTATATAAATGAATACCCACAAAC of Campylobacter vicugnae contains these proteins:
- a CDS encoding FAD-dependent oxidoreductase; its protein translation is MKEKHYEVVIVGGGISGGALLYELARYTDIKSIALVEKYGGLATLNSKGTANSQTVHCGDIETNYTFEKAQKVSKTARMVVKYGLQHGYQGKYMFDGQKMAIGVGDVEVEYIKNRYEEFKELYPYLEFYDKAELAKIEPKIILNSDGTHRAENVVGMGVKSGEYTTVDYGAFTTTFVENAKKEGGECDVYLNSRVDEIIHNGDKYYIQTANGLSISADFVVVNAGAHSLYLAHKMGYGLDFGCLPVAGSFYLTKKKLLNGKVYMVQNPKLPFAALHGDPDILADGCTRFGPTALALPKLERYHDNWGSFLDFCKTLNFDLTIAGILFDLFKDSEIRNYILRNFAFEVPYINKKLFVKDARKIVPSLQTSDIVYAKGFGGVRPQVLNKTEKKLMLGEASINPKTGIIFNMTPSPGATSCLGNALRDVREICEYLGKNFNEAKLNEELFD
- a CDS encoding asparaginase; the protein is MKKIVVLATGGTIAGSSTSSLSGKYESGKIDINDILDSFDEIKDIAKVCGIDICNIGSQNMNENIWLELVRKCNELLSSNEVDAIVITHGTDTLEESAYFLNLTIKSHKPVVMSAAMRSHNSLSSDGAMNLYNAISVAAADESAGMGVLVVINDEIHLAREVSKMDTIALNAFSSPNCGKCGIVHYGKVKFYTKSLRQHTLQSKFNPDILPRVDILYDYAGAKIETLYKSNAIKGIVCAALGNGNLSPQMLKFLKSARDNEVVVVISSRVNGGVINGSELDFAELGFIASDSLNPQKSRVLLMLSLSSKEDIEKIRDNFDIY
- the rmuC gene encoding DNA recombination protein RmuC, encoding MIIEILSALFAVVAAICIWLSIILFKKQSQLATLGQKLNDTSLNLSTKEQELNSIKDENKILQEKNIENIQKIAELSTKLKSANEANIELKERQDELDNKTREYFELKTKQMSENLLNLNSKELTESSAKILESLISPLKDEISKYQKSNLEINSAFKVNFENLKSETKGVMLQAQNLADALKSNKKILGNWGEIQLDSVLQSSGLILGVNYEKQVSCKDENGNQKYLDAVVKFDENKRAIIDAKCSLINYNEYHNAKDEESKENYAKALAKDIKNHIDNLSSKNYAFLDNKNYEYVFMFIPNDNMLFVALSAQSSLYEYAYERGIFITTPLTLLMALKTVYICWQNLKSDENAMKIFNEAGKIYDKFDVFIKNYERLENQIIAMNKIIEDGKTTLYQGRGNLISKFENLKKLGAKTTKSLPYATNDDEIEYRS
- a CDS encoding alkylphosphonate utilization protein, which produces MAKDSNGTELNAGDSVTVIKDLKVKGASSTIKRGTTIKNIKLTSKDSEVECKMNGVGTVVLKCEFLKKI
- the alaS gene encoding alanine--tRNA ligase: MDIRKEYLEFFKSKGHEVIASSALVPDDATLLFTNAGMVPFKSIFTGDVPRPTPPIRTSCQTCIRAGGKHNDLDNVGYTARHHTFFEMLGNFSFGEYFKTEAIAYAWEFVTEVLKLPKDRLYVTVHENDDEAYEIWQKHIQKERIYKFGDKDNFWAMGDTGPCGPCSEIFYDQGAEHFNSDEDYMGGDGDRFLEIWNLVFMQFERSSDGTMTPLPKPSIDTGMGLERVTAIKEGKFSNYDSSLFMPLINEVAKIANLTYEYESGASFRVISDHIRSVVFLLAQGVNFDKEGRGYVLRRILRRALRHGYLLGIKEPFMYKLVDKVVELMGGHYEYLNEKKEYVKELIKLEEERFLATIAAGLDLFNQELAKTKDIFSGEVAFKLYDTYGFPLDLTADMLREKGLSVDAIKFDALMNEQKARAKASWKGSGDAAKESGDFKVLLEKFGENEFIGYSSLNSTSKVLALLDSEFKITNELKSGQDGYIMLDRTPFYAQSGGQCGDSGEINSNPVLDTKKYFGLNLSQIHTISQIKTGEMVECKVSPNRLEIRRHHSATHLLHAALRSILGSHISQAGSSVEADKLRFDFSHPKPVSSDELAQIEKFVNDQIQAGAAAKVEIMDINSAKNSGAIALFGEKYGDKVRVLTLGCSKELCGGTHVENINEIGSFFIIKESGVSAGVRRIEAVCSRAALNYANELRNELEEIKTSLKGANPIAAIAKLKDEIKSLQNEIKNATSSVELSSKLINGVNVVVGEFNGDIKAKIDEIKNKFDSVVIFLASAKDDKVMLAAGAKNCNIKAGELVKAIAPIVGGGGGGRDDFATAGGKDISKISNALKEANQLIENKL
- the maf gene encoding septum formation inhibitor Maf, with amino-acid sequence MIVLASSSASRALILQEYKIEFIQVCMEYDEDFDPNLPPAKYAMSVTNHKAKQFFDNFKDKYDRVLFADSSVACQGIILGKAKDQEHARYMLELQSNTLTSVYTAMKFVSRKITIDMLSVASYKFSKFDKNDLDSYIVSNLWKDKAGAMMIEGFNKKYIEQETGNKPTAMGLDIINLKAFL
- a CDS encoding transglycosylase domain-containing protein — translated: MKYIFNLLILIALGGIAGIIYFYSQIKIDISKIVDYNPKLTTHIYDRNGDLIAYIFDEENRQYAKFNQIPPRIIEALIAIEDTAFFEHGGINYEAIFRAAIKDIQAMALVEGASTLTQQLVKNMLLTREKKFTRKLKEVIISYEVEHKLTKEQIIERYLNQVYFGHGYYGIKTAALGYFKKNLDELSLKEISILVGLPKAPSSYDPTRHLDLSLSRANSVLLRMHNIGWITTKEYQAAIKETPKIYDQTLTQNKAPYLVDETIKQLAPLYPDIRYGGYKITLNADLKVQEIAQNALKFGYNEILKRNKDANTTVLNGAMIVTNPTNGDILALVGGVDYAKSNFNRATQSSRQPGSSFKPFIYQIALNQGLSPQSKIADISRIYEGVNKNNKEDQDWKPKNFSGNFKGLITLNDALKQSRNLATINLLNSIGLDVVQRDLEDFGFKDIPNNLSIALGSFGVSLMDYSEQYSIFPGLGTKHETRLINLVEDKNGEVFTFEPKSSQIIKPEQAYLMVKMLQDVVNNGTGRSAKVEGIELAGKTGTTNESVDAWFCGFAPEIQVLIWYGNDNNTPMRYVEGGSRTAAPVFKQFMQEYINEYPQTKREFDMPPGVYRKVYNGVDALYTTTSPLPKEQNNILEKQDREGIIF